The Catellicoccus marimammalium M35/04/3 genome has a segment encoding these proteins:
- a CDS encoding adaptor protein MecA — protein MRYRKLDPDTLIIYFSKRDMEKYHIDFSLFMNANKEKEAQDELCRLIKLVDKEGDFAKEGQLSVQMLPTKENSGIVLKVRKFDLDEDIQNPEELLQELLGNLSQKEAQEKMMSEVKEILSVVEELIKEEEEEERRFYENWRPALQLSSPNLNDLVKVAKMNGPWHMFRQTLTYGNGRYRLLSYYKKGIDRDDVYDDILLMNEQCTPTLFETTKEIPDISKEIELNKGRKDGIFQSLNQYF, from the coding sequence ATGCGTTATCGAAAATTAGATCCCGATACTTTAATTATTTATTTTTCAAAACGAGATATGGAAAAATATCATATTGATTTTTCTCTATTTATGAATGCAAATAAAGAAAAAGAAGCGCAAGATGAATTATGTCGCTTAATTAAGCTTGTTGATAAAGAAGGCGATTTTGCCAAAGAAGGACAATTGTCTGTTCAAATGTTACCGACAAAAGAAAATTCTGGTATTGTCTTAAAAGTGCGTAAATTTGATTTGGATGAAGATATTCAAAATCCAGAAGAGTTATTGCAAGAATTGTTAGGCAATTTGAGTCAAAAAGAAGCACAAGAAAAGATGATGTCTGAGGTCAAAGAAATTTTATCCGTAGTGGAAGAATTGATTAAAGAAGAAGAGGAAGAAGAACGTCGTTTCTATGAGAACTGGCGACCTGCGTTACAGTTATCTTCTCCTAACTTAAATGACTTGGTTAAAGTCGCAAAAATGAATGGACCTTGGCACATGTTCCGTCAGACATTAACTTATGGTAATGGTCGTTACCGTTTACTTTCTTATTACAAAAAAGGAATTGACCGTGATGATGTCTATGATGATATTCTTTTAATGAACGAACAATGCACACCTACTTTATTTGAAACTACAAAAGAAATTCCTGATATTTCTAAAGAAATCGAGTTAAATAAAGGAAGAAAAGACGGAATTTTCCAAAGTTTGAATCAATATTTCTAA
- a CDS encoding competence protein CoiA family protein, whose product MKQPLQYAKTKEGHWIFIEEAIPGNSYICPLCEKELRVRKTKFGQSFYHAPKKKENLWGGEGELHKAVKEKIKAWGQNHHYLVEEEWVVEERRGDLYFPPQWIVEVQCSPLSAKVLEKRHLDYQRQGYKDLWLLGPKYQRYSQWYPFLRYHPTYGYYVLRFDERQFYLQSHLEEAPYRFTCVPITIEEFLHKEKGKIMPPNRQFFQEQNKKRISAWFHRSNKEVQRLAYILYEHQMNWQEELSYLSQWINVPFYSLTEELYWKVEQKIRQPLMTYTPTPFLEEKRKQQRLKIQEI is encoded by the coding sequence ATGAAACAACCACTACAATATGCAAAAACAAAAGAAGGTCACTGGATTTTTATTGAGGAAGCCATCCCTGGAAATTCATATATTTGTCCTTTGTGTGAAAAAGAATTGCGGGTACGAAAAACAAAATTTGGACAATCCTTTTATCATGCGCCAAAGAAAAAAGAAAATCTGTGGGGTGGGGAAGGAGAGTTACATAAAGCGGTGAAAGAAAAAATTAAAGCTTGGGGCCAAAATCATCATTATCTAGTAGAAGAAGAGTGGGTAGTGGAAGAAAGAAGGGGAGATTTATATTTCCCACCACAATGGATCGTTGAAGTGCAGTGTAGCCCATTGAGTGCCAAAGTATTAGAAAAACGGCATTTAGATTATCAACGACAAGGATATAAAGATTTGTGGTTATTAGGACCAAAGTATCAACGTTATTCTCAGTGGTATCCTTTTTTGCGCTATCATCCTACCTATGGATATTATGTTTTGCGTTTTGATGAAAGACAGTTTTATTTGCAGTCTCATTTAGAAGAGGCTCCCTATCGCTTTACTTGTGTTCCCATTACGATTGAAGAATTTTTGCATAAAGAAAAAGGAAAAATTATGCCTCCTAATCGACAATTTTTCCAAGAACAAAATAAAAAAAGAATTTCTGCTTGGTTTCATCGTTCTAATAAGGAAGTACAGCGTTTAGCCTACATTTTGTATGAACATCAAATGAATTGGCAAGAAGAACTTTCCTATCTAAGTCAGTGGATAAACGTTCCTTTCTATTCTTTAACTGAAGAATTGTATTGGAAAGTGGAACAAAAGATTCGTCAGCCATTAATGACATATACACCTACGCCTTTTTTAGAAGAAAAAAGAAAGCAGCAAAGGTTAAAAATACAAGAAATCTAA
- the spxA gene encoding transcriptional regulator SpxA yields MIKLYTSPSCTSCRKAKAWLKEYGIPFEERNIFSEPLTTEELKQILRMTESGTEEIISTRSKVFQKLNMDLDDLPLSELLTLIQENPGLLRRPIMIDDKRLQVGFNEDEIRRFLPREVRALELKQARKMVGL; encoded by the coding sequence ATGATTAAATTGTATACGTCTCCAAGTTGTACTTCATGCCGTAAAGCAAAGGCATGGTTGAAGGAATATGGAATTCCTTTTGAGGAACGAAATATTTTTTCTGAGCCTTTGACAACAGAAGAATTAAAACAAATTCTTCGTATGACTGAAAGTGGCACGGAAGAGATCATTTCAACCCGTTCAAAAGTTTTTCAAAAATTAAATATGGATTTAGATGATTTACCATTATCTGAACTATTAACTTTAATTCAAGAAAATCCCGGTTTATTACGCCGCCCTATTATGATTGACGATAAACGTCTTCAAGTTGGTTTCAACGAAGATGAAATCCGTCGCTTCTTACCACGCGAAGTTCGTGCTTTAGAATTAAAACAAGCACGTAAAATGGTAGGATTATAA